TTAATTACAAAGGCAAGAAAGTTAAAGGATATATTAACGTAATTTCTCCCCAAAGAGGCGTGATTGTACAGGGCTCCGCGGGGTCCGGAAAAACTGCATTTTTTTTGAGGCATGTCGTAACCCAATGCCTGGGTAAATCAAGTCCCTTTTCCGCTCTGGTGTATGATTTCAAGTTCCCCGATTTGTCGTTGATTGCCTTCAATCATTGGCTTAAAAACAAGCATAAATACCAGCGAAAATCCGATTGTTATTTCATCAACTTCGATGATCTAAGCCGTACCCATAGGGGTAATGTATTCGATCCCAAAGGCATGACGGACCTCACCGATGCAAGTGAATCTGCCCGTACTATTTTACTGGGATTAAACAAGGAGTGGAGCCGTAAGCAAGGGGATTTTTTCGTCGAGTCTGGAATTAATTTTGTAACGGCGATCATTTGGTTTCTTCGAAAATATCAGGACGGAAAATATTGCACCCTCCCACATGCCCTGGAACTTCTACAGGTCGGATACGATGAGCTTTTCTCCGTTATGCGCCTGGAGCCAACCATTTCAGCCCTTTTATCACCGTTTTTAAAAGCCTACGAAGCGGATGTGATGGAGCAACTCGAAGGACAGATTGCCTCTGCAAAAATCGCACTCGCCCGCTTGACCTCACCTCAATTGTATTATGTTTTATCAGGTGATGATTTCTCCCTGGACATCAATAATCCGGAACATCCGGTGGTGCTTTGCATGGGCAACAACCCTCAAAAAATCATGACCTATGGCGCAGTACTTTCCCTCTATGCCAACCGCATCCTGAAGATCATTAACCAGAAAAATAAAGTGAAGTGCGCACTGATCTTCGATGAATGGCCGACTTTAAATTTGGATCTTAATACTGTCGTCAGTACCGGTAGGCAAAACGGGGTATCTACCTTTATCGGACTCCAGGAGGTGGCGCAGGTAAGGAAGGAATACGGCAAGGAAAGTGCCGATGTCATCGTCAATATGGTGGGCAACATCATCTCCGGACAGGTTTCCGGGGATAGCGCAAAGCAGCTCAGCGAGCGGATCGGAAAGATCAACCAGGACCGCACCAGTATGAGCATCAACCGAACGGACACCTCCCTCAGCAAAAGCAAACAACTGGAATATGCCGTTCCTGCATCTAAAATCTCCAGCCTTTCCAGTGGTGAGTTCGTGGGCATGGTAGCTGATACCCCCCAGCAAAAAATCGAATATAAAGCCTTTCATTGTGAGATTGTAAATGACTTCGATGTCATTAATCAGGAAGAAGCAGCTTATAAACCTATTCCTGTTATCCGGCAGGTCACCCAGGCCATGATTGATGAAAACTTCATGCGCATCAAACAGGAAGTACAGGACATAGTGGCTTCAGAAATCGAGCGAATGCTGGCTGATCCTGAGCTGGAAGGGTTAATCATTAAAAAATAAGGTTTGGTTTTTTGTTCATTTTGTCCGATTATACCATTGGTTGGGTATGTGACCTCTCCTTACTGGAAACAAAATGGACGATCAGTTACCTGTGAAAATTTCCATACCCAATTATTGTCATAAACCTTTCAGACTACCGACTTACACTTCAGACCTGTAATCATACAGCGTTCCAGGACGCATTTGTATTATGGATTTCAATGTTTGTATAGGTAGAAACCAGATAAAAATCCGGCTCCGTTTTTTAATCTTCAACTATAGCTTGGACCTGATGAAAATCCAGTCCAGGCATACCTATGAAAATAATTTTTCAGGACATCGTGTGTCAATGAAACTGAACTTAATGCCTATGGCGTTTATGCCGCCCCCGCTTTGCTTCCTTGGTTAAGGCTTGGAAGTACTCCATTAAATCTGTTTTTAATGTCCTTTCATCCGATATGGTGTGACGTTCTACATTTCCCAGTATATAGTTCCAACGTGTTATATTATGCATAACCTTTGGAGTGATTGAACCCGCATTTATTCCACTACTAAGCATAAAACCCTTTATATCGGGAACCCCTGAAAAATCTAATCCGTCTTTGGTAGCCACTAATCCTAACATTTTTGTAAACATGATCAGCTGGTCGATGAGTTGTTTTGTTGAACTAAATTGGGCTCCATTGTCGGAAGCTTCCAGTGTATCTGTTTCCTCGAGTTTATTGTACAGAATACTCAAATTTTGCGGCGGATTTAACAATATGCCAATTGCTACATTGACTTGTGTGTCACAACCATACGCTTCTCTATAGTTAATGGATCTGGGAACAAATTGCGAAGCAAAACAATCTCGAATCGTATCCAGCAAATCCTCTTCCCCACGAATGGCTAAATACCCGCATTGCTCTCCTGTAAAATTACTGCCTTCCTTAGTTTTTATCGTGGATGATGACTTTACCGCCACAGTGGCCAGGACATCTTTATCAATCAATTCCCGATAAGCACTTCTGATTTCGGTGTTCAGCGGGTGTGGGAAATGTCCCTGAAGGATCTCATTGCGGATGCTGTCACTTGCTTGTTTCAGGCTGTAGGGATTTTGATAATTAATCCTGGCAAGTGCCGCTTCAATTTTATCATTCAGTCGATTTTGGTGGCAGTAGGCCCTGAAGCCAACCGTGCTGATTACAAACCCCCTGGGTACCTGGATGTCTAATTCACTGAGATGAGTAGTAATCTCGCCAAGGACTGCTGTTTTGTAACCAACCCGGGAATGGTCTGTCAGCCTTACAGCTGATAAGGGCATAATGTTTTGATGCATAATTATCGATTTTAGAGATGTAATTGGAATGAGATTTTAATCAAATTCCTATGATTGAAAACATGGCTCGTACTGTTTAATTGGAATGACTATACAGTAACTATATTTTCAAAATATCGAAATGCGAAGGTATCGGTCCAAGTTGAATTCAACTTTCAGATAGATTCGATAACACTAATTGCTAAATGGATAATGCACCATGATTCGTTATTCAGAATCGATATTTACTGAATAAATTTAAATTGGCTATTATCTCTCAATGAAAGTTGTCGAAATCTTATACCTATGGAAATGCTGCATTTAATGCACAATTGAAGGAAACTCATCGTCAATAGACGTAGTATATAGGACAAACTGTTTTCCGTAGCAGCTTTGGGGGAGCGCAGTTGAAATGTTTATTCAATACCATTATTTCTGAGAAAGGAAAGTATTACCATTCTGAGCAGCTCATTGATTTGGTGTTGATGTAAGCTAGCTAACAGTAATCGTCAATGGATTCTCCCCCAGTCCATTCCAGACCTTGTGCAAGACTATATTGTTTTTCTGCTCCTTCCTGCGTAAAGAAAGTACCAAGGCTCGTATGCACAAACAGGCCATTTTCATAAGTAATTTCTGCAAGTGCCCAAGGCTTGACTACGTTTTTACTTGCAGATTCAGCTATTACATAAAGCGTTTGACGGTCTTCCGATAATACACTCTTTGATAACAATGAGGAATAATTATCATTGCGGCAGAATACCGAACCTAATTTTAATTCTTCGGCATAGGCTGTAATTGGATCTTCGGTATATTCCTGCGGACAGCACGGAAATTCGGAAAGTAGCTTCCAATTACGTTGTGCTGCATTCAGGGGCTTCGCTATTTTTATCTCGAGGGCTTCTGGAATTGTTTCAACACGCTGATTTAGCCATGTAGTCCGGTTAAATATCCATCTGTCCAAAGACCCACCAGACGGATGTTGACCAATCGCGGCCCAAGCTAACAATCGTTCATAACTTATTTGTGCGTCTTGGGCGCTAACTGTACGCATCCATTTGAAGTTAGACTCCTGAAATGCATCACGAAATTTTGCAGGATCAGCAAGAAATGCTTCCACGCTACCACAGACTATTGCAATGCGTCTTGCTGTGATTGGGTTAAGTAACACATTTTCCAACCTGGTAACCCATCTAAGGTTTTCGCATCGATTATTCCGCTTGTTTGTATCTATATGGTCAACAACGTGCCATTCTGTTGGCGGTACTCCGTGGAATGCAGTTGCCACTATTCTATGAACGGATACACAGGCAATTTCCATATAGCCATTTTTGGCATTTGGCTTTCCAAAAGTCCATTGACCGTCAGTTGGACGTAGCCGGTTGCCAACTCGAGGATGTCGCAATATTGCGCCATTATCACGTACTGAATATCGTTCTTCTTTGTAAGTACAATCTACTTCTCCGGAGAAATCATGCTGAGGTTTAAGGTGTGTCATTGTTTTACTTCTTATGTCCTTTGGCTGGCAAATTGCGTATTGGCGCAAGGCACTCACGTATAAAAATATATTTCTGATTTTTATTTCTGACTAATTTATAAAAAATCAAATTTCCGTTGGTTAAATTCCATATTGTTTCTTACATACCGGAGAAAAATGCCGTGTTTTTTAAACCAATTTCCATATATACTTCCTGTACTTATTCCAGGAAATAAATGCATTCAGTCGTCTTATTCAGCTCGGCATCTACCAGTGATAAAGAAGTCCTTTTCCTTAAGTAAGAAAGGAAGATCATGACGAAAATGATAGAGTCTCCACGGTTCATTCCAGTACTATAGTATCCAGGTTCTATAAGCAAAACATCCCCGTCGGGGAGTAAGATGGCCTCCTCAAAGCCCATAAAAATGTTCCCCAGGAAGACTGCAGCAGACAAGAATCGTCCCTCCCTGCTTTTCAATGCCTTTGTCATGTTTTCATCCCACAACATATAGACATATTGTGTACCCCCGGTATCATCGTCCAGCAACACTATTCCTGATTCTGCGGGAATATCTGCTGTAAAAAAATTTGCAAATTCCTCGTTCCTGTAAAGATCATCACCGTTAATTTTATGCAGTAATGATGTTGATAGCAGATAATTCTTATGTCGTTTATCAATTTTCTTGTCCGCCGCCAAAGTGTTGATCGTCCTGAAACAGGTAAAAATCTCCTGTATGCTTAGCTTGGACTTAAAATATATTTCCGCTTCTTCTTTTAAGGATTCAATCGGTAATTCCTCCGGTGTATTGTAACTGTCAAAACTTAAATACAGCAAAAATGGGAATTTTGTATACGTAATGTAGTTCATGAAAATGATCTCAATAAAAGTTATTAGAATACATTCTAGTAGATGAATACACTTTGATATGGGATGAACAAACAGCTATAGGGATTGTCCGATGGGCTGTTGAACGTAGATTTAAATTACTGCACTTTTGGATTTAATCAAAATTATTTATTCGGATCAGGCCATACCCCGGGGCGGATTATTCCTAAAGCCGCTACACAGTAAAGTCCAAAATACCACACGCACTCATCTGTTTTTTCATATATATTTATTAATTCTGCGATTGATCTGCAATGAAATCAAGCAATTCATAATACTAATATATTTAGTTTTAAAATGCTAAAATAATTAGTATAATTGCATCGAAACGAAAGACAATCCAAAAATGGAAGGAAATAGGAACATAGTGCATTTGGATCTCGACTCGTTTTTTGTATCAGTAGAGCGACTGAAAAATTCAAAACTGCATGGGATGCCGCTAATTGTTGGTGGTGGTGAGCGCGGAGTGGTTGCCGCCTGTAGCTATGAAGCCCGGAAATTTGGGGTGCATTCCGCAATGCCTATCCGACAAGCAAAATACCTTTGCCCCCAGGCCATCATAATTTCCGGTGATTATGATGAGTACAGTAAGTATTCTACTCTGGTCACTGACATCATCAGGGATAGGGTTCCCTTATTGGAAAAAGCCAGCATTGACGAGTTTTACGCAGACCTGTCCGGCATGGACCGGTTTTTCAACCTGCCCAGTTTTATCGTCGAGTTAAAAAATGAAATCGTTAAGCATTCGGGGCTGCCGATCAGTTACGCACTGGCGACAAACAAACTTGTCGGAAAAATCGCGACCAACGAAGTAAAACCCAACGGGCAAATTACCATTGCTCCAGGTCAGGAACGTGCTTATGTTGCACCATTGAATACACGCAAAATGCCCGGCATAGGAGAGAAAACAAATCTTGTGCTGTATAAGATGGGTATCCGGACTTTTGAGGTGCTTGCACAAATGCCGGAAAATATGCTGGTTGCCCGCTTTGGCAAAGCCGGTGGGGCGCTTTCCCTTCGTGCCCGGGGAATTGATGCCTCCGAGGTTATTCCCTATTCCGAACAAAAAAGCATCAGTACCGAAAACACCTTCCAGGCCGATACCATGAATATGGAATTCCTCCACATCACCATTGTCAACATGGTGGAGAAAATCGGTTTCGAGCTGCGCAAGCAGGAAAAACTAACCGGTTGTATCGCTGTTAAAATCCGCTACAGTGACTTCAATACCGTTTCAAAACAGAGGAAAATACACTATACCAACGCAGACCATCTGCTGATTGCAACAGCCAAAGAGCTTTTTCAACAGCTGTATGAAAAGCGCGTCATGATCAGGTTACTGGGTATAAAATTTACCGACCTGGTTCAGGGTACCCATCAAATTGATCTTTTTACGGATACGGCTACGGATATACAGCTGTACCAGGCTATTGATTACCTCAAGAAAAAATATGGTGCCGGGGCAGTCATGCGGGCCTCCGGCATATAACAACGATTACCTGCGTATTGATTTCAGCTCAACATGTACCTCAACTGTAAAACATATTACTCACTCCGGTATGGCACCTATTCCACGCAGCAACTGGTAGATGCCGCTGTGGAATGTGGGGTGAAGACATTGGCGTTGACTAACATCAATTCCACCTTCGACGCCTGGGACTTTGTAGATTTCTGCCAGCAAGCGGGCATCAAGCCGATACTGGGTACAGAAATCCGCAATGACAATAAGCTGTGCTATGTCCTGCTGGCAAAGAACAATAAAGGCTTCTTAAACATCAACCGGTTTTTGTCCGACCATTTGATTTCCCGTACAGACTTTCCTGAACGCGCTCCTGATTTCGATCATGTGATTGTGATTTATCCTTTGGGATCGGTCGACCCGCCATTGCTCAAGGCCAATGAATATATAGGTGTACAGGTCACAGAGGTGACCAGACTCTATGGGATCAACTGGAAGGATTGCTCCGGCAAATTTGTCATCAGGCATCCGGTCACCTTTCAGGATAAAATTCATTACAACATTCACCGGCTGCTACGGGCGGTAGACCGTAACATTATTTTGAGTAAGCAGGATCCGGGGGACTGCGCTGCTGCGCATGAAACATTCCTGCACTTAGCCGACCTCCTGATTTCCTTTCAACAATACCCCCAACTGCTTTCCAATACCTTCCTGCTCCTGGAGGAATGCAGCATCGAGATCGATTTCAAAGCAGATAAAAACAAAAAGTACTATTCCGCGTCCAAACAGGACGACCTGAATTTACTCAGGATGTTGGCTGTTGAAGGGCTGGAATACCGGTACGGAAAGCAGAACAAGCAAGCCACAGAAAGGGTGGAAAAAGAATTAAAGATCATCGATGAACTCAATTTCAGTGCTTATTTTCTCATTACCTGGGACTTTATCCGCTATGCCCAGCAACGCGGATTTTATTACGTAGGCCGTGGCAGTGGCGCAAATAGTATTGTCGCCTACTGCCTTAAAATTACCGATGTTGACCCGATCCAGCTGGACCTGTATTTTGAAAGGTTCCTGAACCCCGGCAGAACTTCGCCCCCGGATTTCGATATTGATTTTTCCTGGACGGACCGCGACCTGGTGATGGACTATGTGTTTAAACGGTACGGTAAAGAACACGTGGCCCTACTCGGTATGATCAGCACCTTCCAGTCCAGAGCTGCTATCCGGGAATTTGGGAAAGTTTATGCCTTGCCCGCTACTGAAATAGATGCGCTCATGGACGGCAATTATAGCCCTACAGATAAGCACCACCGACAGATCCTGAGATACAGCAACCTGGTACAGGACTGGCCTAACCAAATCAGCATCCATCCCTGTGGCATGTTGATCTCCGAGGAACCACTACACCAATACACAGCCTGCACCATGCTGCAAAAGCAAATGCCGGTCGCCATGCTGGATATGTTTTCTGCCGAAAAAGTCGGGCTTTTCAAATTTGATGTGCTTTCCCAGCGGGGGCTTGGACACATTAGAGATACCATTAACCTGGTAAAAGAAAGTAAAGGGATAGCCATCGACATCCATAAGGTTTCAGAGTTTAAAAATGATCCGCTCATAAACCAGCGGTTGGCTACTGGGGAAACCATCGGATGCTTTTACATTGAGTCGCCTTCCATGCGCGTGGTCCTCAGGAAATTGAGTTGCGACAATTACATCTCCCTGGTGGCGGCATCTTCGATCATCCGTCCCGGTGTAGGCAGTTCCGGAATGATGGACCAGTACATCAAACGTTCACATCATCCCGACGAATTTCAATACCTGCATCCGATCATGAAAGACTTACTGGAAGAGACTTTCGGCGTGATGGTCTACCAGGAAGATGTCATCAAGGTTGGACACTACTTTGGTGGGTTGTCGCTAGAGGATGCAGATATATTACGGCGTGCGATGTCAGGAAAATATCGCGGCAACCAGGAAATGCAAAGACTGGAAAATACGTTTATCACCAATTGTGAACAGAAAGGCTATGCCCCACAAGTTTATCTGGAAGTATGGCGCCAAATGGCCTCCTTTGCAGGATACTCCTTTTCAAAGGCGCACTCGGCCAGTTTTGCCGTAGAAAGCTACCAAAGTCTTTTCCTGAAAACCTATTATCCCGCAGAATTTTTAGTCGCAGTGATCAATAATTTTGGCGGCTTTTACAACACAGAGCTTTACTTCCAGCAATTGAAAAAATCAGGGGTAACTGTAAAACGCCCTTGTGTAAACATCAGTGAAGAACTGACCACTATTGCTGACAGCTCGGTGTACCCGGGACTGGGGCTGATCAATGGCATTAAAAATGAAACCATTGCTACCATTATTGCTGAACGTAATGCTAATGGAAGTTATCTGCACTTACAGAATTTCATCGAACGCACCAGCATTAAGGAAACCCAACTGGAATTACTCATTGATGTCAGTGCATTATCCTTTACGGGGAAAACTAAAAAGCATTTATTATGGGAAGCCTGTCTTTTACAAGCCAATGCCCGAAGTCATGTACCGGCCAGCATCTCCCTGTTCGGTGAAGAGGCAGTGCGTACAACCGGATATAACCTACCACTATTGCTCGATGACCGGTTGGAGGATCTGTACAGCGACATCGAGAATTTGCGATTTACTGTCGATAATATTTTTCTACTGGTCGATGTTGACCTGAGGAGCTTCGTAGCAGCCAAAGAACTTCCCCATTATGTTGGTCTAAAAGTGAATTGTTTGGGCTACCTGATCTGCACTAAGAATACCTACACCAAAAAAGACAGGAAAGCGATGTTTTTTGGCACCTGGATAGACAGCCGGGGCGATTGGATCGATACTGTTCATTTCCCAGCCGCTGCCGCGGCCTACCCCTTCCAGGGCAGGGGCTTTTATCACATTTATGCTGAGGTAACCGAACAGTTCGGCGTAATTACCTTGACCGCCCTGGAAATGACAAAGGTTGGCGTTAAGGGGACTGTTAATAAAAAGCTCATCAGCGGCTAACCTCCTTGGTGTTCTGAAGCATTTAATTTTCCAAAGTTGATTTTGACCAAGTACATTCATTTGTATTTATCACTTGAATGAGGTTCAAACAATCAACATTTGGTTCAGCTAGGCTTATATATCACTATGCTAACACATATGGGTGAGGCACCTGAAACAGGTTGCTTGTAAGAATTAAATGTAAATAATTTATCTAATGGATTCCTAGTGAGGATTTCATACATCTGATTAATAATTAAATCGAATGATAAATTTGATGTATATTAAAGGAAGATAAATTTTCCACTATTTCACGAAATTAATAGCGAATGAGCACATTTGATCAAGAGATAGCTATTGCAGCTTCTACACAAAATGAAATTATCTTTATAACCGATGCCTGGAATGGTGAAGAAATTAATGAGAAGCAATTTATAAAATCACAACCAGTAATGAAACAAATTGATTCGCTGAATACCGGTAATAAAATTCCAAGCAATAATCTATAATATCTGAATTAACAATTTCATCAAACATAAACCAAACCCCAATGCCTACATTCAAAAGCCCATATATTTCAAGGATTAAAATCAAAAATTTTCGAAATTTCTTAAACGTAGATGTTGCTCTTGATCATAAACAAGTCATGGTTGGAGAGAATAACGTTGGAAAAACTAATTTTCTCAGAGCCATACAATTAATTTTAGATAAGGACTTTTCAGACAATGATCGGCAGTTATCAGAAAGCGATTTTCATGAAAGCTTACCTGATCCGATGGTAAATGGTGAGATAATAGAAATTGCCTTGCAAATAAAAGGCTTCGAACATAACTCCAGGTTGATCGCGCAATTTATCGATGCGGCCATTAGTGATACGCCCCCCACTCTTCAGTTCGTATATAAATTCTTCCCCAGTGTCGGTCCTTTGGGAAATATTATAAATTACAAATATGAGATATATAAGGGCGCTACGGAGCTGTCAAAATTTACAAGTGAAGACAGGAGTTTCATTAATATCTATGTCATCAAAGCCTTAAGAGATGTAGAACGTGAATTGAAGGCAAACAAAAACTCCCCCCTATATAAGCTGGTTAAGAAATACGATATTTCAAAAGAAGATCTGGAAAAGATCTCGGAATCAATGAAGGTTGCAGCAGATGAACTTTTACAACTGGATGAAATCGTCCATATTAAGAAAGTAATCCAGGAAAGATTCACTTCCCTGGCTGGGTTGCAAAGTGATAACGAAATTAATCTGAGCACGTTTGATATAGACATGGAGAGACTGTTATATACACTTCAGGTTTATTTCGGAATCAGTGAAAGACCAATAGGAGAACTTAGTTTGGGCATGGGCAATATACTGTACATTTCATTAATGCTTATTTTACTGAAAGACCGAACAATCCCTCCAATTATTAAAGCGGAGAAATTCCAGGAACTATTAGCATTGGATGATGAAAAAATGATCAACAACTTTTATGAATTAAGTGAACAATCTAAGTATATATTAAAGCCCGATATTGCTGATGCAGATATATCGAACTTATATTCTTGGATGGATGAAAACAATGGTTCGCAACAGGCGTTTACCATTCTTGCTGTTGAAGAACCAGAGGCACATCTAAGTCCAATACTTCAAAGGCTCATATTCAGAGAGGTTCTGCATAAAAGCAATACTTCTGTGATATTCACTACACATTCTACTTTTATCGGTTCTGTTGCCCCTCTTTCCTCAATAGTGCATGTACGGAACATTAGAGGTTCCAGTGGAGTATATTCTACTGCAAAGCTGGTAATTAATGACCGGGAGCGAAAGGATATAGAAAGATATATTGATGCCAAAAGAGGTGAACTTTATTTTGGCAAAGGAATCATTCTTGTTGAAGGAATTACAGAAGAATATATTATACCGGCAGCAGCAGATGTACTCGGCGAACCTTTGGATGATTATGGTATTGTAGTTTGCAATATTGATTCAACGAATTTTAAGCCATATATTCAGTTATTGCAGGCTTTGAATATCCCCTGGCATCTCATTACCGATGGGGATTACTATGAAATTACCACCAACACGGATGAAAAAGGGAACATTTCTGAAAATAGAGAATATCATATAATGGATAGCATCACAGGTCGCCCATTTAGATATAGAGGAATTGAAAATGTGAATGCAGTTTTGGCGGATTTACAAATTGTGCAAATAGCTGATATTCCAGCATCTTCTGAGGATGCGAGAGAATTCTTCAAACAACAGGGTGCTCATGTTGGCAAACATACCCTGGAAGTAGACATGATGAACGAGACAAATGCAGATGGAAAAAATATTATTAAAACCGTTTATGCTGAACTCATTCTTGGGGGTGAAAAAATGCAGAAAAATTTTAAAGAAGCGTTAGATGCAGGTGAGTATTGGTCAGCATTAAAAAAAATCGAATCAAATATAAGCAAAGGAAGATTTGCACAACGTTTAGCCGGAAATCTAATTCCTGAACTGATACCTCAATATGTGAAAGAGGGTATCCAAAATTTTCTGGAGGAAGTAAAAGAGGATTATGAACAATAATTTTTTTGAGGACCTTGAACTAATCAAAAGCGATCAAAGCCAAATCGACGCCTACAATTCCCAAAGAAACACCGTAGTAATTGCAGGGCCAGGCAGTGGCAAAACAAGGGTGCTTACTTTAAAGGCAGCCAGCTTAGCACAGGGATCTATTAAGAAGCCTTGTGGTTTAGCCTGCATCAGCTACAGCCGGGAAACTGTAAGAGAGATCAAAAAGCGTCTTAAGGAATATGGCTATAAACCGACGAACAAAGATTTTATCGGCACCGTACATAGTTTTACACTTCTGCATGTCATTCAGCCTTTCGCTCATCTTTACCCTCAATATGGTGTAAAATATCCCGTAAGGATTATTAAAAAAGAAGATGAGGTAAAGATATACGACAGTGTACTTACAGAGTTGAATGCCACCCCTGAACAGGTAAAATTGAAGGAGATCAATAGACAAAGAAGTCTTTCAGTAGTGGGTACCAGTCAGGTTACATTTGATTCAACCGATCTGATAGAAAATGCAGCAAGCCTCTATGAAAGAAAACTCCTGGAATCTGATTACCTGGACTTTATCAGTATCATCAATATTTCTGCCCAGATCATACATGAACAAGAGTTTGTTAGACTTGCCCTTCGGAGCCGGTTTCCGTGGTTACTGGTGGATGAATATCAGGATTTAGGAAAAGCATTGCATGAAATGGTATTGGAACTTGTTTTTAATGCAGATATAAAGCTTTTTGCAGTTGGTGATATGAATCAATCAATTTACGGTTTTAATGGTGGATATCCTGATTTTCTTATGGAACTAATGGGCCGGGACGATATCTACCCGGTACAGCTGGCAAATAATTACAGAAGTAATCAGCACATTATTACTGCTTC
The Chitinophaga sp. MM2321 DNA segment above includes these coding regions:
- a CDS encoding AAA family ATPase, which produces MPTFKSPYISRIKIKNFRNFLNVDVALDHKQVMVGENNVGKTNFLRAIQLILDKDFSDNDRQLSESDFHESLPDPMVNGEIIEIALQIKGFEHNSRLIAQFIDAAISDTPPTLQFVYKFFPSVGPLGNIINYKYEIYKGATELSKFTSEDRSFINIYVIKALRDVERELKANKNSPLYKLVKKYDISKEDLEKISESMKVAADELLQLDEIVHIKKVIQERFTSLAGLQSDNEINLSTFDIDMERLLYTLQVYFGISERPIGELSLGMGNILYISLMLILLKDRTIPPIIKAEKFQELLALDDEKMINNFYELSEQSKYILKPDIADADISNLYSWMDENNGSQQAFTILAVEEPEAHLSPILQRLIFREVLHKSNTSVIFTTHSTFIGSVAPLSSIVHVRNIRGSSGVYSTAKLVINDRERKDIERYIDAKRGELYFGKGIILVEGITEEYIIPAAADVLGEPLDDYGIVVCNIDSTNFKPYIQLLQALNIPWHLITDGDYYEITTNTDEKGNISENREYHIMDSITGRPFRYRGIENVNAVLADLQIVQIADIPASSEDAREFFKQQGAHVGKHTLEVDMMNETNADGKNIIKTVYAELILGGEKMQKNFKEALDAGEYWSALKKIESNISKGRFAQRLAGNLIPELIPQYVKEGIQNFLEEVKEDYEQ